One stretch of Nodularia sp. LEGE 06071 DNA includes these proteins:
- a CDS encoding P pilus assembly/Cpx signaling pathway, periplasmic inhibitor/zinc-resistance associated protein — protein MKLKPLSVLAGAIALTVTALPFAVQAQMRSSSPLQMAQTAKKGGPWQRLNLTEAQKAQMQTIKSNTRAQIEAILTPEQKATLAAAKQAGQQGQQGQGKKGWANLNLTEQQKTQMRQIKESSQQQMQAVLTPEQRQQMQEMRQNMRSRGQQRNSQ, from the coding sequence ATGAAACTCAAGCCATTATCAGTGCTAGCTGGAGCAATTGCCTTAACTGTAACTGCATTACCCTTTGCTGTTCAAGCACAAATGAGATCCTCTTCACCTCTACAAATGGCACAAACTGCTAAAAAAGGTGGTCCTTGGCAACGCTTGAATTTAACAGAAGCCCAAAAAGCTCAAATGCAGACGATTAAAAGCAATACTCGCGCCCAAATTGAGGCAATTCTCACCCCAGAACAAAAAGCAACATTGGCAGCTGCAAAGCAAGCAGGTCAACAAGGGCAACAAGGACAAGGAAAAAAGGGTTGGGCTAACTTAAATCTGACTGAACAACAGAAAACTCAAATGCGCCAAATCAAGGAATCATCTCAACAACAGATGCAAGCAGTCCTGACCCCTGAACAGCGTCAACAAATGCAGGA
- a CDS encoding sensor histidine kinase, which produces MSRPIQINNHPFRFLLYLEWVLLAIAVLTAALPSPSPRFSARFPELTICSLIIFGIMGLRLPTSNYLSKLIYTGCEIFLIVTTGFFGGRIARLFPFLYIILVTRSCLIFQLPGRLLVTGISFSLFLLTLRYRLFKSPLSLPPHAQERFRFFPLSLALIFGLSLIFILLLMNTVISERQSREKLAIANAKLRQYALRIENQATLEERNRIAREIHDSLGHSLTALNLQLETALKLWQSNPAKAQIFLARAKELGSKSLNDVRESVSTMRYNPLQGQSLEQAIAILLEDFQRSHNISAICLINLEYALASEIIISIYRIIQESLTNISKYAEASEVKLEITTIKGRFCLIIEDNGKGFDLMQNTTGFGLQSMRDRTLALGGEFQINSQPGSGCQIIVYIPLLSLTR; this is translated from the coding sequence ATGAGTCGCCCTATTCAAATTAACAATCATCCTTTTCGGTTTTTGCTGTATTTGGAATGGGTCTTACTGGCGATCGCTGTTTTGACAGCTGCACTACCATCGCCTTCTCCTCGATTTAGCGCTAGATTCCCCGAACTGACTATTTGTAGTCTAATTATTTTTGGGATCATGGGTTTACGATTACCCACGAGTAACTATTTAAGTAAATTAATCTATACAGGATGCGAAATTTTCTTGATTGTCACCACTGGATTTTTTGGGGGGCGCATTGCGAGACTTTTTCCTTTTCTCTACATAATTTTAGTAACTCGTAGTTGCCTAATTTTTCAATTACCTGGGAGATTGTTAGTTACAGGTATATCGTTTAGTTTATTTTTGCTCACACTCAGATATCGCTTATTTAAATCGCCTCTCTCATTACCGCCTCATGCACAAGAACGCTTTCGGTTTTTTCCCCTCAGCTTGGCACTGATATTCGGCTTAAGTTTAATTTTTATCTTACTGTTAATGAATACTGTGATATCTGAACGGCAAAGTCGAGAAAAATTAGCTATTGCTAATGCCAAACTACGTCAATATGCCTTGAGAATTGAAAATCAGGCTACTCTAGAAGAACGTAATCGGATTGCTAGAGAAATACATGATTCTTTAGGACATTCTTTAACAGCTTTAAATTTGCAATTAGAAACAGCTTTAAAATTATGGCAATCGAACCCGGCTAAAGCTCAAATATTTTTAGCTAGAGCTAAAGAACTTGGTTCTAAATCCCTAAATGATGTTCGTGAGTCTGTTTCTACTATGCGTTATAATCCTTTGCAAGGCCAAAGTCTAGAACAGGCGATCGCTATTCTTTTAGAAGATTTTCAACGTTCCCATAATATTTCCGCAATTTGCCTGATTAATCTAGAATATGCTCTCGCATCTGAGATTATTATCTCTATTTACCGGATTATCCAAGAATCCTTGACAAATATTTCTAAATATGCTGAAGCATCAGAAGTAAAACTAGAAATTACCACAATTAAAGGGCGTTTCTGCTTGATAATTGAAGATAATGGCAAAGGTTTTGATCTGATGCAAAATACTACTGGTTTTGGACTGCAAAGTATGCGCGATCGCACCTTAGCACTAGGAGGCGAATTTCAGATTAATAGTCAGCCTGGTTCTGGTTGCCAAATTATAGTTTATATTCCCTTATTGAGCTTGACAAGATGA
- a CDS encoding response regulator: protein MIKVLLVDDQNLIRQGLKALLELEPDLEIVGEAENGEQAIKLSQQLQPDVILMDIRMPIMDGVAATREIQTRCPEIKILVLTTFDDDEYVKAALQNGAMGYLLKDTPSEELAVAIRAVYKGYAHLGPGIVKKLVTQFSTVTATQSPPVPPSMAELTPREKEVLRLIAIGANNREIAQQLYISEGTVKNHVTNILNRLNLRDRTQAAIIANTFLDYLEQNS from the coding sequence ATGATTAAAGTTTTACTGGTAGATGACCAAAACTTAATTCGTCAAGGATTAAAAGCATTATTAGAACTAGAACCAGATTTAGAGATTGTCGGTGAAGCCGAAAATGGCGAACAGGCGATTAAATTGAGTCAACAGCTACAACCTGATGTGATTCTCATGGATATCAGAATGCCGATCATGGATGGTGTTGCAGCTACACGAGAAATTCAAACACGTTGTCCAGAAATTAAAATTCTAGTTTTGACAACTTTTGATGATGATGAATATGTCAAAGCGGCCTTACAAAATGGCGCAATGGGTTATTTGCTCAAAGATACACCATCAGAGGAGTTAGCTGTGGCTATTCGTGCAGTTTATAAGGGATATGCACACTTAGGCCCTGGAATAGTCAAAAAACTTGTCACTCAGTTTTCCACGGTTACAGCCACCCAGTCACCGCCAGTACCACCAAGCATGGCTGAACTGACTCCCAGGGAAAAAGAGGTTTTGCGGTTAATTGCGATCGGTGCTAATAACCGAGAAATTGCCCAGCAACTTTATATATCTGAGGGGACTGTGAAAAATCATGTCACCAATATTTTAAATCGGTTAAATTTGCGCGATCGCACCCAAGCAGCTATTATAGCCAACACATTTTTAGATTATTTAGAGCAAAATAGCTAA
- a CDS encoding roadblock/LC7 domain-containing protein has protein sequence MAINAEKLNMILQNFVTATADVQGAALVTPDGLPLGTSLPGGMDEERVSAMSASMLSLGERIGLELSRGNIDRIFVEGNKGFGILTGCGEEAVLLVLARETAKQGILMLEIKRVLSELKLILM, from the coding sequence ATGGCAATCAATGCGGAAAAGCTGAACATGATTTTGCAGAATTTTGTCACCGCAACAGCTGACGTTCAGGGAGCAGCACTAGTGACTCCTGACGGTCTACCTTTAGGGACAAGCTTACCCGGTGGGATGGATGAAGAAAGGGTATCAGCAATGTCAGCTTCTATGCTTTCTTTGGGCGAACGTATTGGGCTGGAGTTATCTAGAGGGAATATTGACCGCATATTTGTTGAGGGTAATAAGGGCTTTGGCATTCTCACTGGCTGTGGCGAAGAAGCTGTCTTGCTCGTCTTGGCTCGTGAAACGGCTAAACAGGGAATACTGATGTTAGAAATTAAGCGTGTTCTCTCAGAACTCAAGCTGATTTTAATGTAA